The Streptomyces sp. NBC_01689 genome includes a window with the following:
- a CDS encoding NAD-dependent epimerase/dehydratase family protein, translating to MNRLASGPVLLTGGSGFIGSHVRRLLRSRGTPVRVLARHTDTDADDLVRGDLNDPASLRGVCEGITTLVHAASVINGSEDECQAVNERGTAALVAEARRSGVRRVVYVSTAAVYGHGVHRGIDEDAVAPAPVSPTSRSRLKAESSVLAAGGTVLRPLFVYGEGDRWFIQTVVRLARLLGARPSGGRARLSVISVDALAEAVCAVAQSPTHDLDGAVLHVTPPAATTLGEILDALTENGLLPELTEEIDHDTALTRLGDATARTLSLLDSDHFYDSGRLRRAVHLPPDAPFKDTFPRYAHWYAQAITGTAPE from the coding sequence GTGAACCGGCTCGCCTCCGGCCCCGTCCTTCTGACAGGCGGCTCCGGCTTCATCGGATCGCACGTGCGCCGACTGCTGCGTTCACGCGGCACGCCCGTCAGGGTCCTCGCACGTCACACCGACACGGACGCCGACGACCTGGTCCGGGGCGACCTGAACGATCCGGCCTCACTGCGAGGCGTCTGCGAGGGGATCACCACGCTGGTGCATGCCGCGTCCGTGATCAACGGCAGCGAGGACGAGTGCCAGGCCGTCAACGAACGCGGTACCGCCGCCCTCGTCGCCGAGGCACGGCGCTCAGGGGTACGGCGCGTCGTCTACGTCAGCACCGCCGCCGTGTACGGGCACGGCGTTCACCGCGGCATCGACGAGGACGCCGTCGCGCCGGCCCCCGTGTCGCCGACCAGCCGCTCCCGCCTCAAGGCGGAGAGCAGTGTCCTGGCGGCGGGCGGGACGGTGCTGCGGCCCTTGTTCGTGTACGGCGAGGGCGACCGCTGGTTCATCCAGACGGTCGTGCGGCTGGCGAGGCTCCTGGGCGCACGGCCGTCGGGAGGCAGGGCGAGGCTGTCCGTCATCTCCGTCGACGCCCTGGCCGAAGCGGTGTGCGCCGTGGCCCAGTCGCCGACCCACGACCTGGACGGGGCCGTCCTGCACGTGACGCCCCCGGCCGCGACCACTCTCGGTGAGATCCTCGACGCGCTCACCGAGAACGGACTCCTGCCGGAGCTCACCGAGGAGATCGACCACGACACAGCCCTGACCCGCCTGGGCGACGCCACGGCCCGCACGCTGAGCCTCCTCGACTCCGACCACTTCTACGACAGCGGCCGCCTGCGCCGAGCCGTCCACCTCCCACCGGACGCACCCTTCAAGGACACCTTTCCGCGCTACGCACACTGGTACGCGCAGGCCATCACGGGCACGGCGCCGGAATGA
- a CDS encoding RNA polymerase sigma factor has product MELNDAGPVGPLGPISDRELWARAVDGDRQAFGQIFDRHGKAVYNYLFRRTADWSEAEDLTSTVFLHAWRRRSETVLDRDSALPWLLGIADRLVSNTRRRLRRAEALLHRLTSHSEPEGDHADRVAVLVDDERRMSEIHRALARLPRHEREVVELCVWSGLDQQAAAVALKVAVGTVKSRLHRARRRLGADLVAGATVPAPFSSGHPVNTKEVAR; this is encoded by the coding sequence ATGGAACTGAACGACGCCGGACCGGTCGGACCGCTCGGACCGATATCCGACCGAGAGCTGTGGGCGAGGGCCGTTGACGGCGACAGGCAGGCGTTCGGCCAGATCTTCGACCGTCATGGGAAGGCCGTCTACAACTATCTGTTCCGGCGGACGGCCGACTGGTCCGAGGCGGAAGACCTCACGTCGACTGTCTTCTTGCACGCCTGGAGACGGCGATCGGAGACCGTGCTCGACCGCGACTCGGCTCTGCCCTGGCTGCTCGGCATCGCCGACCGCCTGGTGTCGAACACCAGGCGTCGGCTGAGGCGGGCCGAGGCGTTGCTGCACCGCCTCACCTCGCACAGCGAGCCCGAGGGCGACCACGCGGACCGCGTGGCCGTCCTGGTCGACGACGAGCGTCGCATGTCGGAGATCCACCGGGCGCTGGCCCGGCTGCCGCGCCATGAACGCGAGGTCGTCGAGCTCTGCGTCTGGTCGGGGCTCGACCAGCAAGCTGCCGCGGTGGCGTTGAAGGTGGCGGTGGGGACGGTCAAGTCCCGACTGCACCGGGCGCGGCGGAGGCTCGGGGCGGATCTCGTGGCCGGAGCCACGGTTCCGGCGCCGTTCAGTTCAGGTCATCCCGTCAACACGAAGGAAGTCGCACGATGA
- a CDS encoding class I SAM-dependent methyltransferase — MWATAVGVARVRALESERENALFRDPLAQAFAAAGGLWPSSPPPGDEAARRRRLAVAFSIVIRTKFLDDLLRQASTSGIRQVVLLGAGMDSRAFRMDWPEGTRLFEVDTPAPLDFKASVLRQERATPRCERITVAVDLRDDWPGALAAAGHDPTAPTVWIAEGLLIYLPEDAVELLLARISAQSAAGSRMGLTLGSRGVIERFGADAVPGSAASLWVSEMPDDPVEWLAGHGWEAGSHTLRERAAAYGRPISSPPQGEEQPGGLISAVRR; from the coding sequence GTGTGGGCCACGGCTGTGGGGGTGGCCAGGGTACGGGCACTGGAGAGCGAGCGGGAGAACGCGCTGTTCCGCGACCCACTGGCCCAGGCCTTCGCCGCCGCCGGTGGCTTGTGGCCCTCCTCGCCGCCGCCCGGTGACGAGGCCGCGCGACGCCGTCGGCTGGCCGTGGCCTTCTCCATCGTCATCAGGACGAAGTTCCTCGACGACCTGTTGCGGCAGGCCTCCACGTCCGGCATCCGGCAGGTCGTCCTGCTCGGCGCCGGCATGGACAGCCGGGCCTTCCGGATGGACTGGCCCGAGGGCACCCGGCTGTTCGAGGTCGACACGCCCGCGCCACTCGATTTCAAGGCTTCGGTGCTGCGGCAGGAGCGGGCCACCCCACGCTGCGAGCGGATCACCGTCGCGGTGGACCTGCGTGACGACTGGCCGGGCGCCCTTGCCGCCGCTGGGCACGATCCGACGGCTCCGACCGTGTGGATCGCCGAGGGACTGCTGATCTATCTGCCCGAGGACGCGGTGGAGCTGCTGCTGGCCCGGATCAGCGCGCAGTCGGCGGCAGGCAGCCGGATGGGGCTGACGCTGGGCTCGCGCGGCGTGATCGAGCGCTTCGGGGCGGACGCCGTGCCGGGATCGGCGGCGTCCCTGTGGGTCTCGGAGATGCCCGACGACCCGGTGGAGTGGCTGGCCGGGCACGGTTGGGAGGCCGGCAGTCACACCCTGCGTGAGCGCGCCGCCGCCTACGGCCGCCCGATCAGCAGCCCGCCGCAGGGCGAGGAGCAGCCTGGCGGGCTGATCTCAGCGGTCCGCCGGTAG
- a CDS encoding class I SAM-dependent DNA methyltransferase codes for MTEPTYLHATRVAYDTVAVDYAELVPPVFEADLYGRAMIGAFAELTRALDAGPVADLGCGPGHVTAHLQSLGVTAFGVDLSPETVAVARRRHPDLQFDEGSMTGLDLADGSLGGVIAWYSIVHTPPELLPVVFAEFHRVLVPGGHLLIAFKAGDRLRRLEHAYGHELSLDVYWVSPDRIAELLSQAGFTVDARLIREPNEQEKPRQGQQAYLLARRPVRPGTRAADSTRDTVQ; via the coding sequence ATGACGGAACCGACCTACCTGCACGCCACCCGGGTGGCTTACGACACCGTTGCCGTCGACTACGCCGAGCTCGTACCCCCCGTCTTCGAGGCCGATCTGTACGGCCGCGCGATGATAGGCGCTTTCGCCGAACTCACGCGGGCCCTGGACGCCGGGCCGGTCGCCGACCTCGGCTGTGGGCCCGGCCACGTGACGGCACACCTGCAGTCCCTCGGGGTGACCGCGTTCGGCGTCGATCTGTCCCCGGAGACGGTCGCGGTGGCCCGTCGCAGGCATCCGGACCTGCAGTTCGACGAAGGGTCGATGACCGGCCTGGATCTGGCGGACGGCAGTCTTGGCGGAGTCATCGCCTGGTACTCGATCGTGCACACCCCTCCGGAGCTGCTGCCGGTCGTGTTCGCGGAGTTCCACCGCGTGCTCGTTCCGGGCGGCCATCTGCTGATCGCCTTCAAAGCCGGTGACAGGCTTCGACGCCTGGAACACGCGTATGGGCACGAGTTGTCGCTCGACGTCTACTGGGTCTCTCCTGACCGCATCGCCGAGCTGCTGAGCCAGGCCGGATTCACGGTGGACGCCCGGCTGATCCGCGAACCGAACGAACAGGAGAAGCCCCGACAGGGTCAGCAGGCGTACCTCCTGGCCCGAAGGCCGGTGAGACCGGGAACGCGGGCTGCCGACAGCACGCGCGACACGGTCCAGTAG
- a CDS encoding GNAT family N-acetyltransferase has translation MSSRTSSTGRAVTIRRAVARDAKRLTRLVRGSGAYEGQYAAAVAGYRVGPDYIEAHRAFVAVDADEQGGRVLGFYSLVLTPPELDLLFVADEAQGRGIGRLLVAHMRSEAAAAGLDRVKVVSHVPAEDFYHRIGAVRTGTVVANPPAVSWDRPEFEFRICAE, from the coding sequence ATGAGTTCACGCACTTCCAGCACCGGCCGGGCGGTCACGATTCGGAGGGCCGTCGCGCGGGATGCCAAACGGCTCACGCGGCTCGTGCGTGGCTCGGGCGCCTACGAGGGGCAGTACGCGGCCGCGGTCGCGGGCTATCGGGTGGGGCCTGATTACATCGAGGCCCACCGCGCCTTCGTGGCCGTCGACGCCGACGAGCAGGGAGGCCGGGTCCTCGGGTTCTATTCACTCGTCCTCACCCCACCGGAGCTCGACCTGCTTTTCGTCGCCGACGAAGCGCAGGGGCGGGGTATCGGGCGACTGCTCGTCGCGCACATGCGGTCCGAGGCGGCCGCCGCCGGGCTCGACCGTGTCAAGGTCGTTTCGCATGTTCCCGCCGAGGACTTCTACCACCGCATCGGTGCGGTCCGGACCGGGACCGTGGTTGCGAACCCGCCCGCTGTGTCCTGGGACCGCCCTGAATTCGAATTTCGTATTTGTGCCGAATGA
- a CDS encoding Type 1 glutamine amidotransferase-like domain-containing protein yields MNLLLTASGLRNDTLRDALRDMLGKPFGSANVVFVPTASVAEPGDHGWVVEDMNRLHGLGWREFDVLELNGLPRQMVLDRLFHADVIYVEGGNHYHLARSITGNGLADGILRALESRVYVGVSAGSMIFSRHLTEHSADVIGDTKDLSVLGATTVKPPFGLFDWYLKPHLYSPDFPERDDAWADRIAARADFPLYFIDDETAIRVRDDKVDVLTEGRWRFHP; encoded by the coding sequence ATGAACCTTCTGCTGACGGCGAGCGGCCTGCGCAACGACACACTGCGGGATGCCCTGCGGGACATGCTGGGAAAGCCGTTCGGATCGGCGAACGTTGTGTTCGTTCCTACGGCGTCGGTCGCGGAGCCCGGTGACCACGGGTGGGTCGTCGAGGACATGAACCGGCTGCACGGCCTCGGCTGGCGGGAGTTCGACGTCCTCGAACTGAACGGTCTGCCCCGGCAGATGGTGCTCGACCGGCTCTTCCACGCCGACGTCATCTATGTCGAGGGCGGCAATCACTACCACCTCGCACGCAGCATCACCGGCAACGGCCTGGCCGACGGCATCCTGCGGGCGCTGGAGAGCCGGGTCTACGTAGGGGTCAGCGCCGGATCGATGATCTTCAGCCGCCATCTGACCGAGCACTCCGCCGACGTCATCGGGGACACAAAGGACCTCTCCGTACTCGGCGCGACGACCGTGAAGCCGCCCTTCGGCCTTTTCGACTGGTACCTCAAGCCCCACCTGTACTCGCCGGACTTCCCCGAGCGGGACGACGCCTGGGCCGACCGCATCGCCGCGCGGGCGGACTTCCCCCTCTACTTCATCGACGACGAGACGGCCATCCGCGTCCGGGACGACAAGGTGGATGTCCTCACCGAGGGCCGGTGGCGGTTCCATCCCTGA